A region from the Drosophila sechellia strain sech25 unplaced genomic scaffold, ASM438219v1 2R_2, whole genome shotgun sequence genome encodes:
- the LOC116802433 gene encoding rho GTPase-activating protein conundrum codes for MNSNTDLHQSDDQDFSEFLNEYYLQSNSQSIEPEASYEDGEMEAEWLVSAGYPELTKPFKQGLEVSKNDLEPILTTLSKPHAEAIVQLVRTLNKTVRVRTKSRPKRKPDIRDVFREFDERGTVTRSRSATPDSLDSLQMDEAWTNNSSPTFVNLYEKNTETHTRCVEQSNEIYLKQNLRRTPSAPPKSGTSADIFRGSQVRCDIPLYSADGVELLGYSRIGTIQFPRNRSVSDPFCSIGRSKDSRSENDAPSQEKKSSEVLSASENECVRLLPMPYNVLSFESICRDSSSLDSFEVLDTCDTPSTLFTDVVLISEIDMKRLQTKLWLELATIFDRNKVSLDKRKPFKRRRKEEGNLFGVSINALIRRDQQVTGTDSSLVPLFLEKLIGELLRRGSREEGLLRIGGHKQKTELLYNELESTFYQNPDNLANLFCTATVHELSSLLKRWLRELPQPLLTNELIQLFYQCHTLPSIDQMNALSILCHLLPPENRNTLRSLLSFFNYIINLKDINKMNVHNVATIIAPSLFPPRYIHPSDKNSIAEQVRMAAQCCRLTNILILRGEKLFQVPNNLIMESQKTMMGKKGWHRHRNSNEIIAKPSGKASNVGVGHDSSVINKYSTNLKHLHPFVI; via the exons ATGAACAGCAATACAGATCTTCATCAGTCAGATGATCAGGACTTTTCGGAATTTCTCAACGAGTATTACCTGCAAAGCAATTCCCAAAGTATCGAACCTGAAGCAAGTTACGAAG aTGGAGAAATGGAAGCAGAGTGGCTGGTTTCCGCTGGTTATCCAGAATTGACAAAACCCTTTAAACAA GGGTTAGAGGTTTCTAAAAACGACTTGGAACCCATTCTGACTACTTTATCAAAGCCCCATGCTGAAGCGATTGTACAACTGGTAAGGACTTTAAACAAAACAGTACGGGTGCGCACAAAAAGTCGGCCAAAACGGAAACCTGATATAAGGGATGTATTTCGCGAATTTGAT GAACGAGGCACAGTTACACGCTCACGAAGTGCCACTCCAGATTCCCTGGACTCTCTACAAATGGATGAAGCTTGGACCAACAATTCTTc accgacttttgtaaatttatatgaAAAAAATACCGAAACTCACACACGATGTGTAGAAcaatcaaatgaaatatatttaaagcaaAACCTGCGACGAACCCCTAGCGCCCCGCCTAAAAGCGGCACCTCTGCGGATATATTTCGTGGTTCGCAAGTGCGATGTGATATACCTTTGTACTCGGCGGATGGTGTAGAATTGCTTGGATATTCACGGATTGGCACCATACAATTTCCAAGGAACAGATCCGTCTCTGATCCATTTTGTTCTATTGG TCGATCGAAGGATTCAAGAAGTGAAAATGATGCACCATCACAAGAGAAAAAATCGAGTGAAGTGTTGTCAGCCTCAGAGAATGAATGCGTTCGCCTTTTACCTATGCCCTACAATGTCCTAAGCTTTGAAAGTATTTGTCGAGATTCTTCTAGTCTTGATAGCTTCGAAGTCCTAGATACCTGTGATACCCCTTCAACGCTATTCACAGATGTCGTATTAATAAGCGAAATTGACATGAAACGTTTACAGACAAAACTTTGGTTAGAGTTAGCCACAATATTTGATCGCAACAAAGTTTCTTTAGATAAAAGAAAGCCGTTTAAGCGTCGTCGCAAAGAAGAGGGTAATCTTTTTGGGGTATCTATAAACGCTCTTATTCGTCGGGATCAGCAAGTTACTGGCACTGACTCATCTTTGGTCCCACTATTTTTGGAAAAGCTTATTGGCGAACTTCTGCGACGTGGCTCTAGAGAAGAAGGATTACTTCGAATAGGTGGTCACAAACAAAAG aCTGAATTACTTTATAATGAATTAGAATCAACATTTTATCAAAATCCAGATAATCTAGCTAACCTTTTTTGCACAGCTACTGTTCATGAACTTAGTTCGTTGCTAAAACGATGGCTGCGTGAACTTCCTCAACCTTTGCTTACTAATGAGCTTATACAACTGTTTTATCAATGTCACACACTTCCATCAATAGATCAAATGAATGCACTATCGATTTTATGTCACCTGCTTCCGCCTGAAAATAGAAACACATTACGTTCTTTATTAagcttttttaattatataattaatttaaaagatataaacaaaatgaatGTGCATAACGTAGCAACAATAATTGCACCGTCACTGTTTCCACCACGTTATATACACCCGAGTGACAAAAACAGCATTGCAGAACAAGTAAGAATGGCCGCTCAGTGTTGCCGTTTGACGAATATTTTAATCCTACGCGGCGAAAAACTTTTCCAAGTAccaaacaatttaattatggAATCACAGAAAACAATGATG gGTAAGAAAGGATGGCATCGGCATcgaaattcaaatgaaattattgCAAAACCAAGCGGAAAGGCGAGCAATGTTGGCGTTGGACACGACTCttcagttataaataaatactcaACCAATTTAAAGCATTTACATCCATTTGTTATTTGA